From one Streptomyces sp. CA-210063 genomic stretch:
- a CDS encoding maleylacetate reductase, with product MEFVYEAQPMRVVMRPGASVTAVAGEAERLGLRRLLVVCGPRGGETARAVVASLGDACAGLFAEARQHVPVEVADQAVRVARAAGADGCVAVGGGSAIGLGKAIALRTELPLIAVPSTYSGSEMTPVWGLTEHGVKRTGRAPSVLPRSVVYDPELTLSLPVSLSVTSGINAVAHAAEALYAPDASPLVSLMAEEGARAMTGALPGVAADPEDLEARGRALYGAWLCGAALGATTMGLHHKLCHVLGGTFGLPHAETHTVVLPYALAYNAPAAPDALRALGRALATDDAPQALWDLSGRLGAPRSLAELGLGEADLAVAAAEVTGQAYPNPRQITTADALEVLRAAYEGDRPPVWS from the coding sequence ATGGAGTTCGTGTACGAGGCCCAGCCCATGCGGGTCGTCATGCGGCCCGGCGCGTCGGTGACCGCGGTGGCGGGAGAGGCCGAACGCCTGGGACTGCGGCGGCTGTTGGTGGTGTGCGGTCCGAGGGGCGGCGAGACCGCCAGAGCCGTCGTGGCTTCGCTCGGCGACGCGTGCGCCGGACTGTTCGCCGAGGCTCGCCAGCACGTGCCGGTCGAGGTCGCGGACCAGGCGGTGCGGGTGGCGCGGGCCGCGGGCGCGGACGGGTGCGTGGCGGTCGGCGGCGGCTCGGCGATCGGACTGGGCAAGGCGATCGCGCTCCGCACCGAACTGCCATTGATCGCCGTACCGTCGACGTACTCCGGCTCCGAGATGACCCCGGTCTGGGGCCTGACCGAACACGGCGTCAAGCGCACCGGCCGCGCCCCCTCGGTCCTGCCGCGCAGTGTCGTCTACGACCCCGAACTCACCCTCTCCCTTCCGGTGAGCCTCTCCGTGACCAGCGGCATCAACGCGGTCGCACACGCCGCCGAGGCCCTGTACGCGCCGGACGCCTCGCCGCTGGTGTCGCTGATGGCGGAGGAGGGCGCCCGGGCCATGACGGGCGCCCTCCCCGGAGTGGCGGCCGATCCCGAGGACCTTGAGGCGCGCGGCCGTGCCCTCTACGGCGCCTGGCTCTGCGGTGCTGCGCTCGGCGCCACCACCATGGGTCTGCACCACAAGCTGTGCCACGTCCTCGGCGGCACCTTCGGCCTTCCGCACGCCGAGACCCACACGGTCGTCCTGCCGTACGCCCTCGCCTACAACGCGCCCGCCGCCCCCGACGCCCTGAGGGCCCTCGGTCGAGCCCTGGCCACCGACGACGCCCCACAGGCCCTGTGGGACCTCTCCGGCCGCCTCGGCGCCCCCCGCTCCCTGGCCGAACTCGGCCTCGGGGAAGCCGACTTGGCCGTGGCGGCGGCCGAGGTGACGGGGCAGGCGTACCCCAACCCACGGCAGATCACCACGGCGGACGCCCTGGAGGTCCTGAGGGCGGCATACGAGGGCGACCGGCCCCCGGTGTGGTCCTGA